One window of Quercus robur chromosome 12, dhQueRobu3.1, whole genome shotgun sequence genomic DNA carries:
- the LOC126709269 gene encoding uncharacterized protein LOC126709269 — protein sequence MRNKAQHNKFVRIMSIPIRALSKARDFYVRSMTGCAPRVGHSNPTGYPVILPKSFSGSSARSNDNDDYRELIRAASARTMTDMIDMDMILKRQQQKVMNSSSSKDLPKSASVGMGRIDEDGPCDDFGKDVGVGVSVKSDLLYPRSRSYAVTKRSVMI from the coding sequence ATGAGGAACAAGGCACAGCACAACAAGTTCGTGAGGATCATGTCAATACCCATAAGGGCTTTATCAAAAGCAAGAGACTTCTACGTACGCAGCATGACTGGATGTGCCCCGAGAGTTGGTCACAGCAACCCAACTGGGTACCCTGTGATTTTGCCTAAGAGCTTCAGTGGCAGCTCGGCGAGGtcaaatgataatgatgattaCAGGGAGCTGATTAGAGCTGCCTCGGCTAGGACTATGACTGATATGATTGACATGGATATGATCCTAAAGCGGCAGCAGCAAAAGGTGATGAATTCTTCTTCATCCAAGGATTTGCCCAAGAGTGCAAGCGTTGGGATGGGCAGGATTGATGAAGATGGGCCTTGTGATGATTTTGGTAAAgatgttggtgttggtgttagTGTGAAGTCTGATTTGTTGTATCCAAGAAGCAGGAGCTATGCTGTCACAAAGAGAAGTGTTATGATCTGA
- the LOC126709197 gene encoding serine/threonine-protein kinase RUNKEL-like, whose product MNHYHIYQAIGRGKYSTVYKGRKKKTIEYFAIKSVDKSQKNKLLQEVRVLHSLDHTNVLKFCSWYETSAHLWLVLEYCVGGDLMTLLKEDKKLPEDSIHDLACNLVKALQYLHSKGIIYCDLKPSNILLDENGRTKLCDFGLARKLSDISKTPSSLLPQAKRGTPFYMAPELFEDGGVHSYASDFWALGCVLYECYAGRPPFMGGEFTQLVKSILSDPTPPLPGNPSRTFVNLIDSLLVKDPAERIQWPELCGHAFWRTKFTPVPLPPQPAFTNMIEQYAKPCLSECKGDKSLQNKTPPKYREKDVKGALKQDDNSILGLRGYETPVKGTPSGRKTQTKASGRVVEEKNKDRPSATRGLNLLRLSRIAKTNLQRENEKENYRRPLPNGSENDAEVKIENTDMELDFNENTEDEAQDESDNATCTSEDKMSCQDQQQGKVEDIENNTHQFDTPASDESKPMDQDSSSEHIEVAATPPSVSPQLKNQRIKDGSGSVVDSDSSKSSNNISQVFWHPSDLSVRPVMPSRKADKLLEVIPSLPFEALQASEYVKLPKDQLDSLNNRITAIFSGNTSIGEKQNVIKYLEMLSTNVEAANILTNGPIMLMLVKMLRQSKASALRVQLASLIGLLIRHSTFIEDDLANSGILGSLSDGLRDKQDKVRRFSMAALGELLFYISTQNDNTRDNNPPESPSKDNKSTSGWQVSNSLLSLVSSILRKGEDDMTQLYALRTIENICSQGGHWAARFTSQDVISNVSYIYRAAGKQESMRLTAGSCLVRLVRFNPPSTQSVLDKLSFKEIASALVKGSPREQQISLNLLNMAMLGSHMFTSTGRYLLPLAEDKNLIPSLVTLIEQGSEVLKGKALIFVALLCKNGRRWLPHFLCNAKLLSAVDRLAKDKDNFVKQCLDAFVNVVASTIPGLLDTIAGDIQQMMGGRRHGHISALSSRTASKTNVHMFPVVLHLLGSSSFKRKVVSHHVLQQLANLIKLVETPFQGRDDFQITLLRVLESVTEESPVILENPVIFIKEILPSLAVLYKGNKDGDARFLCLKILFDVMVIFFNEPFDDEQRSKDLKSIANTHFLPLYPTLIEDEDPIPMYAQKLLVMFIEFKYIRISDILHLKTISQCFEFLLGDLSSATVNNVNLCLALASAPEMEPKLLSQLKVVRRIGNLLEFVYAKDMEDFLEPTLGLCRAFLLRSISSRKGFIYTKEPALLSDGSAEASSAVDQQLCIRDIMDFGSNVGVLLELCGSHEANVADIASESVVLLLKAAPREATTGLLTNLPKVSAILESSSRGVSHLIVLRVLHALGYSCRQYLSQAMILSISIPEISRIEAFVSELKSSGVSALANAALLVALELQRLPRCV is encoded by the exons ATGAACCACTACCACATCTACCAAGCCATTGGCAGAGGCAAATACTCG ACTGTGTATAAAGGcaggaagaagaagacaatCGAGTACTTCGCGATTAAGAGCGTCGATAAATCGCAGAAGAACAAGCTTCTTCAAGAA GTTAGGGTTCTCCACTCTCTAGATCACACAAATGTACTCAAATTTTGTTCCTG GTATGAAACATCCGCTCACTTGTGGTTAGTTTTGGAGTACTGTGTTGGTGGAGATTTGATGACCTTGTTGAAGGAG GATAAAAAACTACCAGAAGATTCAATTCATGATCTTGCATGCAACCTTGTCAAAGCTTTGCA GTATTTGCATTCCAAGGGAATTATTTATTGTGATTTGAAGCCCTCGAACATTCTATTGGATGAAAATGGACGTACAAAG CTATGTGATTTTGGGTTGGCTAGAAAATTGAGTGATATATCAAAAACTCCTTCTTCCTTG TTGCCGCAAGCTAAACGTGGAACACCATTTTACATGGCTCCCGAGCTGTTTGAGGATGGGGGTGTCCATTCTTATGCATCTGATTTCTGGGCCCTTGGTTGTGTGCTATATGAGTGTTATGCAGGGAGGCCTCCCTTCATGGGGGGAGAATttactcaactagtaaaatccATCCTTTCAGATCCAACTCCACCTCTCCCGGGTAATCCAAGCCGCACTTTTGTCAACCTAATCGATTCTTTATTGGTAAAAGATCCAGCTGAAAGAATTCAATGGCCTGAGCTTTGTGGACATGCTTTTTGGAGAACTAAATTCACTCCAGTGCCTTTACCTCCTCAGCCTGCTTTCACTAATATGATAGAACAATATGCTAAACCATGTCTTTCAGAATGTAAAGGTGATAAATCTCTCCAAAACAAGACCCCTCCTAAGTATCGTGAAAAAGATGTAAAAGGGGCTCTGAAGCAGGATGATAATTCTATTTTAGGATTGAGAGGCTATGAGACACCAGTCAAGGGTACACCAAGTGGCCGCAAAACTCAAACCAAGGCTTCTGGTAGAGTGGTTGAGGAGAAGAATAAAGACCGTCCAAGTGCCACTAGAGGCTTGAATCTTTTAAGACtttcaagaatagcaaagacaAACTTACAAAGGGAGAATGAGAAGGAAAACTACAGGAGGCCCTTGCCTAATGGCTCTGAGAATGATGCCGAAGTCAAAATTGAGAACACTGATATGGAACTTGATTTTAATGAGAACACTGAAGATGAGGCACAGGATGAATCTGATAATGCAACTTGTACTTCTGAAGACAAGATGTCATGTCAAGATCAGCAACAGGGGAAAGTAGAAGATATTGAAAATAATACACATCAGTTTGATACGCCTGCCTCAGATGAATCAAAACCAATGGACCAGGATTCATCTTCAGAGCATATTGAAGTGGCTGCTACCCCTCCCAGTGTCAGTCCTCAGcttaaaaatcagagaattaaAGATGGTTCAGGATCAGTCGTTGACTCTGATTCTTCAAAATCATCTAATAACATTTCCCAGGTTTTTTGGCATCCATCTGATCTCTCAGTCAGACCTGTAATGCCTAGCAGAAAAGCTGATAAACTATTGGAGGTGATTCCGTCACTTCCCTTTGAGGCCCTGCAAGCATCTGAATATGTGAAGCTGCCTAAAGACCAGTTGGATTCCCTGAACAATAGGATTACAGCCATTTTTAGTGGGAACACTAGCATTGGGGAGAAGCAGAATGTGATCAAATACCTTGAGATGTTGAGCACTAATGTTGAAGCAGCCAATATCTTGACCAATGGGCCAATAATGCTCATGCTTGTTAAAATGCTCCGACAATCCAAAGCATCTGCTTTGCGTGTTCAACTTGCATCACTGATTGGCTTGCTGATACGGCATTCGACTTTTATTGAAGATGATTTGGCGAATTCTGGAATTTTAGGTTCACTTTCTGATGGCCTTAGGGACAAGCAGGATAAAGTGAGGAGGTTTTCAATGGCTGCTTTAGGTGAGTTGCTATTCTATATATCAACTCAAAATGATAATACTAGAGATAACAATCCACCTGAATCTCCATCGAAGGACAATAAGTCCACATCTGGCTGGCAG GTTTCAAATTCGTTGCTTTCATTGGTGTCATCAATTTTACGAAAAGGTGAGGATGATATGACTCAACTTTATGCATTGAGGACAATTGAGAATATCTGCAGTCAAGGAGGGCACTGGGCAGCTCGTTTCACCAGCCAGGATGTGATTAGTAATGTGAGCTATATATATAGGGCCGCAGGGAAACAGGAGAGCATGAGACTCACAGCAGGATCATGTTTGGTCCGCCTGGTTCGTTTCAATCCTCCCAGCACTCAGTCAGTTTTAGATAAACTTTCCTTCAAGGAAATAGCATCTGCCCTTGTCAAGGGCAGTCCACGTGAGCAGCAAATTAGCTTGAACCTTTTAAACATGGCCATGCTTGGAAGCCATATGTTCACCAGTACTGGTCGGTATCTTCTACCTCTGGCAGAGGATAAAAATCTTATCCCAAGTCTTGTGACTCTCATTGAGCAGGGAAGTGAAGTTTTGAAGGGAAAGGCACTCATATTTGTGGCTCTCCTTTGTAAGAATGGTAGGAGATGGCTGCCACACTTTTTGTGCAATGCTAAATTACTTTCTGCTGTGGACAGGCTAGCAAAAGATAAGGACAACTTTGTGAAACAGTGTTTAGATGCATTTGTGAATGTTGTGGCATCCACTATACCAGGTTTACTGGATACCATAGCTGGAGATATTCAGCAAATGATGGGAGGAAGGCGCCATGGTCATATTTCCGCCCTTAGCAGTCGAACTGCTTCAAAGACTAATGTTCATATGTTTCCTGTTGTTCTTCATCTACTCGGGAGCTCATCTTTTAAGCGCAAGGTGGTCAGCCATCATGTCCTGCAGCAGTTGGCAAATTTAATCAAACTTGTTGAGACCCCATTTCAG GGCAGGGACGACTTCCAAATAACCCTTCTTCGAGTTCTAGAATCTGTGACAGAAGAGTCCCCTGTAATTCTTGAAAACCCCGttattttcattaaagaaaTTCTCCCCAGCTTGGCTGTTCTGTATAAGGGAAACAAGGATGGTGATGCCAGATTTTTGTGtctgaaaattttgtttgatgtaatggtcattttttttaacgaaCCATTTGATGATGAGCAAAGATCAAAAGACTTGAAGTCCATAGCTAATACTCATTTCCTCCCTCTCTACCCCACCTTGATTGAAGATGAAGATCCTATTCCAATGTATGCACAGAAGCTTCTTGTGATGTTCATTGAGTTTAAATACATTAGAATTTCAGACATTCTGCATCTGAAGACAATCTCACAATGCTTTGAGTTTTTGCTCGGTGATCTCTCCAGTGCAACTGTAAACAATGTCAACTTGTGTCTGGCTCTCGCATCTGCTCCTGAAATGGAACCCAAATTACTTTCCCAACTAAAAGTAGTCAGGAGGATTGGAAACCTCTTGGAATTTGTTTATGCAAAGGATATGGAGGATTTTCTTGAACCAACTCTTGGCCTGTGTAGGGCTTTTCTTCTACGATCAATCAGCAGCAGAAAAGGATTTATCTACACAAAAGAACCAGCTCTCTTAAGTGATGGTTCTGCTGAAGCAAGCAGTGCGGTTGATCAGCAGCTATGCATAAGAGACATAATGGACTTTGGTAGCAATGTAGGTGTACTGTTGGAGTTATGTGGGTCCCATGAAGCAAATGTTGCAGATATAGCTTCTGAATCTGTGGTATTGTTGCTTAAGGCAGCTCCAAGGGAAGCCACAACTGGTCTTCTAACTAATCTCCCAAAGGTTAGTGCAATTCTTGAGTCTTCAAGCAGGGGTGTCTCACACTTAATTGTGCTGCGGGTGCTGCATGCTCTTGGCTATTCTTGTAGGCAATATCTGTCACAAGCAATGATATTATCAATATCTATACCCGAGATTTCAAGGATTGAAGCTTTTGTGTCTGAATTGAAAAGTTCAGGTGTATCTGCTTTAGCCAATGCTGCTTTGCTTGTGGCATTGGAGCTGCAGCGGCTGCCTCGGTGTGTTTGA
- the LOC126709198 gene encoding classical arabinogalactan protein 26-like codes for MIIMASFWFHLGTLIIMAFMASPLFCLSPQLNSDASTISAIPSFLTNSPLSLSSFQEISPDIAPLLPYPGGAVPAPTGSSIATITSSPSPPNPEELGAPGPDSAFLPSGSLPASSAESKILFSYINTVFAGLAAYWCLQPLKM; via the coding sequence ATGATTATAATGGCCTCCTTTTGGTTTCACTTAGGAACACTCATCATCATGGCTTTCATGGCCTcacctttgttttgtttatctcCTCAACTTAATTCTGATGCTTCCACTATCTCAGCTATACCATCATTCTTGACAAACTCTCCCCTATCTCTATCTTCTTTCCAAGAAATATCCCCAGACATTGCTCCACTTTTGCCTTATCCTGGTGGTGCAGTGCCTGCTCCAACTGGATCATCCATAGCCACCATTACTTCAAGTCCAAGCCCTCCAAATCCAGAGGAGTTGGGTGCACCTGGCCCTGATTCTGCCTTTCTGCCATCGGGGTCATTGCCGGCTTCCTCTGCAGAATCTAAAATCCTGTTTTCGTATATAAACACTGTTTTTGCAGGTTTAGCTGCATATTGGTGTCTGCAGCCACTGAAGATGTAG